A single region of the Streptomyces sp. AM 4-1-1 genome encodes:
- the ligA gene encoding NAD-dependent DNA ligase LigA has product MAGEQQAQRIAVPTEAQALHARLAEEIDEHRFRYYVKDQPVVSDAEFDRLMRSLEGLEDEYPQLRTPDSPTQKVAGPYKTEFTSVQHRERMLSLDNAFDDAELALWAERVAKDVGTPGYHFLCELKIDGLAVNLTYEHGRLTRAATRGDGRVGEDITPNVRTIAEIPHRLTGDRIPDLVEIRGEVFFPMEAFEGLNARLVEAGDKPFANPRNAAAGSLRQKDPKVTAGRPLHMVVHGIGAREGFDIDCLSHAYELLREWGLPTARHNRIVDSLDGVREFIAYFGEHRHSVEHEIDGVVVKLDEIPLQGRLGSTSRAPRWAIAWKYAPEEVNTKLVNIRVGVGRTGRVTPYAQVEPVEVAGSEVEFATLHNQNVVKAKGVLIGDTVVLRKAGDVIPEILGPVVDLRDGGEREFEMPAECPECGTALRPMKEGDIDVRCPNARSCPAQLRERIAYLAGRKCLDIDHFGYVVAAALTRPLEPTEPPLRDEGDLFGLTIEELLPIRAYVLDQDSGLPKRDPKTGEEKVATVFANQQGEPKKNALAMLEAIEEAKRRPLARILTGLSIRHVGPVAAAELARQFRSIDRIDEASEQELADADGVGPVIAASVKQWFAEDWHREILRKWRAAGVRTEDERAGEEEGPRPLEGLTVVVTGTLTGHTRDGAKEALQSRGAKVTGSVSKKTSFVVVGDNPGSKYDKAMQLKVPVLDEDGFAVLLEQGSDAAREAALPAGEESGQNGET; this is encoded by the coding sequence ATGGCCGGCGAACAGCAGGCGCAGCGGATCGCGGTGCCGACGGAGGCGCAGGCGCTCCACGCGCGCCTCGCCGAAGAGATCGACGAGCACCGCTTCCGGTACTACGTGAAGGACCAACCGGTCGTCAGTGACGCCGAGTTCGACCGGCTGATGCGCTCACTGGAGGGGCTGGAGGACGAGTATCCGCAACTGCGCACGCCGGACTCGCCGACCCAGAAGGTCGCGGGGCCGTACAAGACGGAGTTCACCTCCGTCCAGCACCGCGAGCGGATGCTCTCCCTGGACAACGCCTTCGACGACGCGGAGCTGGCGCTCTGGGCCGAGCGCGTCGCCAAGGACGTCGGCACACCCGGTTACCACTTCCTGTGCGAGCTGAAGATCGACGGCCTCGCCGTCAACCTCACCTACGAGCACGGCCGGCTCACCCGCGCCGCCACCCGGGGCGACGGCCGCGTCGGCGAGGACATCACGCCCAACGTCCGGACGATCGCCGAGATCCCGCACCGGCTGACGGGCGACCGGATTCCGGACCTGGTCGAGATCCGTGGTGAGGTCTTCTTCCCGATGGAGGCGTTCGAAGGGCTGAACGCCCGGCTGGTCGAGGCCGGTGACAAGCCCTTCGCCAACCCGCGCAACGCGGCGGCCGGTTCGCTGCGCCAGAAGGACCCCAAGGTCACCGCGGGACGCCCGCTGCACATGGTGGTGCACGGCATCGGCGCCCGCGAGGGCTTCGACATCGACTGCCTCTCCCACGCCTACGAACTCCTGCGGGAATGGGGCCTGCCCACCGCCCGGCACAACAGGATCGTGGACTCCCTCGACGGTGTACGGGAGTTCATCGCGTACTTCGGCGAGCACCGGCACTCCGTGGAGCACGAGATCGACGGCGTCGTCGTCAAGCTCGACGAGATCCCGCTCCAGGGCCGGCTGGGCTCCACCTCGCGCGCCCCCCGCTGGGCGATCGCCTGGAAGTACGCGCCGGAGGAGGTCAACACCAAGCTGGTCAACATCCGGGTCGGCGTCGGCCGCACCGGCCGGGTCACGCCGTACGCCCAGGTGGAGCCCGTCGAGGTCGCGGGCTCCGAGGTCGAGTTCGCCACCCTGCACAACCAGAACGTGGTGAAGGCGAAGGGCGTCCTGATCGGGGACACCGTGGTCCTCCGCAAGGCGGGCGACGTCATCCCGGAGATCCTCGGCCCGGTCGTCGACCTGCGGGACGGCGGCGAGCGCGAGTTCGAGATGCCGGCCGAGTGCCCGGAATGCGGGACCGCGCTGCGCCCCATGAAGGAGGGCGACATCGATGTCCGCTGCCCCAACGCCCGTTCCTGCCCTGCCCAGTTGCGGGAGCGGATCGCGTACCTCGCGGGCCGCAAATGCCTGGACATCGACCACTTCGGGTATGTCGTCGCCGCCGCCCTCACCAGACCGCTGGAACCCACCGAGCCGCCACTGCGTGACGAGGGCGACCTCTTCGGGCTGACCATCGAGGAACTGCTGCCCATCCGCGCCTATGTGCTGGACCAGGACAGCGGCCTGCCCAAGCGCGATCCGAAGACCGGCGAGGAGAAGGTCGCGACGGTCTTCGCCAACCAGCAGGGCGAGCCGAAGAAGAACGCCCTGGCCATGCTGGAAGCCATCGAGGAGGCCAAGCGGCGCCCGCTGGCCCGCATCCTCACCGGACTGTCGATCCGCCACGTCGGCCCGGTGGCGGCCGCGGAGCTGGCCCGCCAGTTCCGCTCGATCGACCGGATCGACGAGGCGAGCGAACAGGAGCTGGCCGACGCCGACGGGGTCGGGCCCGTCATCGCCGCCTCGGTCAAGCAGTGGTTCGCCGAGGACTGGCACCGCGAGATCCTGCGCAAGTGGCGGGCGGCCGGGGTCCGGACGGAGGACGAGCGCGCGGGCGAGGAGGAGGGACCGCGACCGCTCGAAGGACTCACCGTCGTCGTCACAGGCACGCTTACCGGCCACACCCGCGATGGCGCGAAAGAGGCGTTGCAGAGCAGGGGGGCGAAGGTGACCGGTTCCGTTTCGAAGAAGACCTCCTTCGTCGTCGTCGGCGACAACCCGGGCTCGAAATACGACAAGGCGATGCAGCTGAAAGTTCCGGTTCTGGACGAGGACGGCTTCGCTGTACTGCTCGAACAGGGTTCCGACGCCGCTCGCGAGGCCGCGCTGCCGGCCGGTGAAGAGAGCGGGCAGAACGGCGAAACCTGA